A single Tenacibaculum sp. 190524A02b DNA region contains:
- a CDS encoding ABC-F family ATP-binding cassette domain-containing protein, which yields MLSVSNLSVQFGKRVLFDEVNTKFTQGNCYGVIGANGAGKSTFLKILSGQMEPTSGQVHMEPGKRMSVLSQDHYAFDEFPVLETVVMGNKELFAIKKEIDALYADYTDENAEKIGELQVKFEEMNGWNADSEAAALLSNLGIKEDFHYSQVKELDGKQKVRVLLAQALFGSPDVLIMDEPTNDLDFETISWLENFLANYDNTVIVVSHDRHFLDAVCTHISDIDFSKINHYSGNYTFWYESSQLAAKQRAQQNKKAEDKKKELEEFIRRFSANVAKSKQATSRKKMIEKLNVEEIKPSSRRYPAIIFDRDREAGDQILNVEGLSKTDAEGELLFSNIDINLNKGDKVAIISKNSKATTAFYQAITDNIKADSGKYSWGVTTTQSYLPSDNSEFFQNGELNLVDWLRQYAKTEEEREEVFLRGFLGKMIFSGEEALKKSNVLSGGEKVRCMLSRMMMTRANILLLDEPTNHLDLESIQSLNNSLINFKGTVLFTTHDHEFAQTVANRIIEITPKGVIDKYATFDDYLDDPKVKELRDKMYS from the coding sequence ATGTTATCAGTTTCTAATTTATCAGTTCAATTTGGTAAACGTGTTTTGTTTGACGAGGTAAACACCAAATTTACTCAAGGTAATTGTTATGGGGTTATTGGAGCAAATGGTGCAGGAAAATCTACATTTTTGAAGATTTTATCAGGACAAATGGAACCAACTTCGGGTCAAGTTCATATGGAACCAGGTAAAAGAATGTCTGTTCTTTCTCAAGATCACTATGCTTTTGATGAATTTCCTGTATTAGAAACTGTGGTTATGGGAAATAAAGAGTTATTTGCTATAAAAAAGGAAATTGACGCTTTATATGCTGATTATACAGATGAAAATGCAGAAAAAATTGGAGAGCTTCAAGTAAAATTTGAAGAAATGAATGGTTGGAATGCCGACTCTGAAGCAGCTGCATTACTATCAAACTTAGGTATTAAGGAAGATTTTCACTATTCGCAAGTAAAAGAGTTAGATGGAAAGCAAAAAGTACGTGTGTTATTAGCGCAAGCTTTATTTGGAAGCCCTGATGTATTAATTATGGATGAGCCTACCAACGACCTTGATTTTGAAACTATTTCTTGGTTAGAGAATTTCTTAGCCAATTATGATAATACGGTTATTGTTGTTTCTCACGATCGTCACTTTTTAGATGCTGTTTGTACTCATATTTCTGATATTGATTTTAGTAAAATCAACCATTATTCTGGTAATTATACTTTTTGGTACGAATCTAGCCAGTTAGCTGCTAAACAGCGTGCACAGCAAAACAAAAAAGCAGAAGACAAGAAAAAAGAGCTAGAGGAATTTATTAGACGTTTTTCTGCTAACGTAGCTAAGTCTAAACAAGCTACTTCTCGTAAAAAGATGATTGAGAAATTAAATGTAGAAGAAATTAAGCCCTCAAGTCGTCGTTATCCAGCAATTATATTTGATAGAGATCGTGAAGCAGGAGATCAAATTTTAAATGTAGAAGGTTTATCTAAGACTGATGCTGAAGGTGAATTGTTATTCTCAAACATAGATATTAACTTAAACAAAGGTGATAAAGTAGCTATTATTTCTAAAAACTCTAAAGCTACTACTGCTTTTTACCAAGCTATTACTGATAACATCAAAGCTGATAGTGGAAAATATAGTTGGGGAGTTACAACTACCCAATCTTATTTACCTTCTGATAATTCTGAGTTTTTCCAAAACGGGGAATTAAATTTGGTAGATTGGTTACGTCAATATGCCAAGACAGAAGAAGAACGTGAAGAGGTATTTTTAAGAGGTTTCTTAGGTAAAATGATTTTTTCTGGTGAAGAAGCCTTAAAAAAGAGTAATGTCCTTTCTGGAGGAGAGAAAGTCCGTTGTATGTTGTCTAGAATGATGATGACTAGAGCTAACATTTTATTATTAGATGAGCCTACGAATCACTTAGATTTAGAATCTATTCAGTCTTTGAACAACTCTTTGATTAATTTTAAAGGTACTGTTTTATTTACTACTCATGATCATGAGTTTGCACAAACTGTAGCCAATAGAATTATTGAAATTACCCCAAAAGGAGTTATTGATAAATATGCTACTTTTGATGATTATTTAGACGATCCAAAAGTTAAAGAGTTACGAGATAAAATGTACTCGTAA